In Ruminococcaceae bacterium KH2T8, the following are encoded in one genomic region:
- a CDS encoding ATP synthase F1 subcomplex alpha subunit, whose protein sequence is MIQSADVISNIIKEQIKNYKSGVEMSETGTVVVVGDGIASVYGLRECMASELLEFDDGSIGMAQNLEDETVSVAILSDSNDIREGTIVRRTGKVLSVPVGEAFLGRVVNALGEPIDGKGPVESAGTRPIESEAPGILERQSVSVPMQTGIKAIDSMIPIGRGQRELLIGDRQTGKTEIAVDTIINQKNSGVICIYVAIGQKNTSVVQLAQELMRAGAMEYTIIVSASASESAPLQYVAPYSGCAMAEYFREQGKDVLIIYDDLSKHAVAYRAMSLLIRRPPGREAYPGDVFYLHSRLLERAACVAPEYGGGSITALPIIETQAGDVSAYIPTNVISITDGQIFLETELFHAGIMPAINPGISVSRVGGSAQLKGMKKVAGTLKLLYSQYRELQYFAQFGSDLDADTKARLALGERIVEVLKQKRNSPVSMGCQVAIVYAVINGYLDSVPVNKVAEYEAALFEHMEQHYQDFIDRIEQNFFEKEDIETLKKALKEMEGKF, encoded by the coding sequence ATGATTCAAAGTGCCGACGTTATCAGCAACATAATCAAGGAACAGATAAAGAATTATAAGTCCGGCGTTGAGATGAGCGAGACGGGTACTGTCGTCGTCGTAGGTGATGGTATCGCAAGTGTATACGGTCTTCGCGAATGTATGGCCAGTGAGCTTCTCGAATTCGATGACGGAAGTATCGGAATGGCACAGAACCTTGAAGATGAGACGGTCTCTGTAGCTATCCTTTCTGATTCAAACGACATAAGAGAAGGTACGATCGTCAGAAGAACCGGTAAGGTATTGTCCGTTCCCGTAGGTGAAGCATTCCTCGGAAGAGTAGTTAATGCCTTAGGTGAACCTATCGACGGTAAGGGACCTGTAGAATCCGCAGGCACAAGACCCATCGAGTCAGAAGCTCCCGGAATCCTCGAAAGACAGAGCGTATCAGTTCCCATGCAGACGGGTATCAAGGCCATCGACTCCATGATCCCCATCGGAAGAGGCCAGAGAGAGCTTCTTATCGGCGACAGGCAGACAGGTAAGACCGAGATCGCAGTTGATACGATCATCAATCAGAAGAACAGCGGCGTTATCTGTATCTATGTTGCCATCGGTCAGAAGAATACTTCAGTTGTTCAGCTCGCTCAGGAACTCATGAGAGCAGGCGCCATGGAATATACGATCATCGTATCCGCGTCCGCTTCCGAGAGTGCTCCTCTTCAGTATGTCGCACCGTACTCCGGCTGTGCGATGGCTGAGTATTTCAGAGAGCAGGGCAAGGATGTCCTTATCATCTATGATGACCTTTCAAAGCACGCTGTTGCTTATAGAGCCATGTCACTTCTTATCAGGAGACCTCCGGGACGTGAGGCTTACCCCGGTGACGTATTCTATCTTCATTCGAGACTTCTCGAGAGAGCTGCATGTGTAGCTCCCGAATACGGCGGAGGATCCATTACGGCACTTCCTATCATCGAGACACAGGCAGGTGACGTATCCGCATATATACCGACCAACGTAATCTCTATTACCGACGGTCAGATATTCCTTGAGACGGAACTTTTCCACGCAGGTATCATGCCGGCTATCAATCCCGGTATCTCCGTAAGCCGTGTTGGTGGTTCCGCTCAGCTCAAGGGTATGAAGAAAGTTGCAGGTACATTGAAGCTTCTTTATTCACAGTATAGAGAGCTTCAGTATTTCGCACAGTTCGGTTCGGACCTCGATGCCGATACCAAGGCTCGACTTGCATTGGGTGAGCGTATCGTAGAAGTCCTTAAGCAGAAGAGAAATTCTCCTGTATCTATGGGCTGCCAGGTAGCTATCGTATATGCAGTTATCAACGGATATCTTGATTCCGTACCCGTTAACAAGGTTGCCGAGTATGAAGCTGCGCTCTTTGAGCATATGGAGCAGCATTATCAGGATTTCATCGACAGGATCGAGCAGAATTTTTTCGAGAAAGAAGATATCGAGACACTTAAGAAGGCATTAAAGGAGATGGAAGGTAAGTTCTGA
- a CDS encoding ATP synthase F1 subcomplex gamma subunit, whose protein sequence is MGADIKALKNRIKSVDSSLHLTKAMGLVASSKIRKANDEMRRSKQYFKSVNAVMDELRVVPECQKSIYLKETEGKKTRLIVVAGDRGMAGGYNSNVIKLYRDHPDAEIIPLGKRICDRIGSEFVSSETFGYEQAKPMAQKLCEDFVAGEYDRLSIICTKYVNMMVQEAQILDILPLSRSSEKTTASMIFEPDAPTVLDAAVPEYVAAFIVAAVRESFASEVAARRMAMDSAEKNAQQMIEDLELEYNSARQSMITQEITEIVAGSGSKRRK, encoded by the coding sequence ATGGGAGCTGATATAAAGGCTTTAAAGAACCGGATAAAGAGCGTTGATTCGTCGCTTCACTTAACGAAAGCGATGGGCCTCGTTGCGTCTTCCAAGATCCGTAAGGCAAATGACGAAATGAGGAGAAGTAAGCAGTACTTTAAGTCCGTCAATGCCGTTATGGACGAATTGAGGGTCGTACCTGAGTGTCAAAAAAGCATATATCTTAAGGAGACGGAAGGTAAGAAGACACGTCTTATCGTTGTGGCCGGAGACCGCGGAATGGCAGGAGGATATAACTCCAATGTCATCAAGCTCTATAGAGATCATCCTGATGCTGAGATAATCCCCTTAGGTAAGAGGATCTGTGACAGGATCGGTTCGGAGTTTGTATCTTCCGAGACGTTTGGATATGAGCAGGCTAAGCCTATGGCCCAAAAGCTCTGTGAAGACTTTGTAGCAGGCGAGTATGACAGACTCTCGATCATATGCACGAAGTACGTGAATATGATGGTCCAGGAAGCTCAGATCCTTGATATACTTCCGCTCTCACGTTCGTCTGAGAAGACGACTGCATCTATGATCTTTGAGCCTGATGCTCCTACGGTACTGGATGCGGCAGTCCCTGAATATGTAGCCGCGTTTATCGTAGCTGCTGTAAGGGAGAGCTTTGCAAGTGAAGTCGCTGCCAGACGTATGGCTATGGATTCTGCAGAGAAGAATGCTCAGCAGATGATCGAAGATCTCGAGCTCGAATATAACAGTGCACGTCAGAGCATGATCACACAGGAAATAACCGAGATAGTCGCGGGAAGCGGCTCGAAAAGGAGAAAATAA
- a CDS encoding F-type H+-transporting ATPase subunit beta, producing the protein MKEQRIGKVAQVMGPVVDVRFDEGNLPAIDNALIIKKGDKTLTVEVAQHIGDSTARCIAMSSTDGLKRGVEAIDTRKPISVPVGRETLGRIFNVLGDPMDRGESLEACERWNIHRQAPSYDELSTSTEILETGIKVVDLLCPYSKGGKIGLFGGAGVGKTVLIMELINNIAKQHGGLSVFTGVGERTREGNDLYNEMKQSGVLSNTALVYGQMNEPPGARMRVALSGLTMAEYFRDTEGQDVLLFIDNIFRFTQAGSEVSALLGRMPSAVGYQPTLATEMGALQERITSTRKGSITSIQAVYVPADDLTDPAPATTFAHLDATTVLSRSIASQGIYPAVDPLESTSRILSPDILGEEHYFVAKEIQRILQRYNELMDIIAIMGMDELSDEDKVLVGRARKIQRFLSQPFHVSEKFTGIPGTYVPLKETIRGFKEIIEGKHDDLPESAFLFVGTIDEAVAKSKEQE; encoded by the coding sequence ATGAAAGAACAGAGGATCGGCAAAGTAGCACAGGTCATGGGACCCGTCGTCGATGTCAGGTTCGACGAGGGAAATCTTCCCGCTATCGACAATGCTCTTATCATCAAGAAGGGTGACAAGACATTAACTGTCGAAGTTGCTCAGCATATCGGTGACAGTACGGCTAGATGTATCGCGATGTCATCGACTGACGGACTTAAGAGAGGTGTCGAAGCGATCGATACGAGAAAGCCCATTTCGGTTCCGGTAGGTCGTGAGACATTGGGACGTATCTTCAATGTATTGGGTGACCCGATGGATCGCGGTGAGTCTCTTGAAGCTTGCGAGAGATGGAATATCCACAGGCAGGCTCCGAGCTACGATGAGCTTTCGACATCAACGGAGATCCTCGAGACCGGTATCAAGGTCGTTGACCTCCTGTGCCCTTATTCAAAGGGTGGTAAGATCGGTCTTTTCGGCGGTGCCGGAGTAGGTAAGACTGTCCTTATCATGGAGCTTATCAATAACATCGCCAAGCAGCACGGCGGTCTTTCCGTATTCACGGGTGTTGGTGAGCGTACGAGAGAAGGTAATGACCTTTATAACGAGATGAAGCAGTCGGGAGTTCTCAGTAATACCGCACTCGTGTACGGACAGATGAACGAACCCCCGGGAGCAAGAATGAGAGTAGCACTCAGTGGTCTTACCATGGCTGAGTATTTCAGAGATACGGAAGGTCAGGACGTGCTTCTCTTTATCGATAATATCTTCAGATTCACACAGGCAGGTTCTGAGGTATCCGCGCTTCTCGGCCGTATGCCTTCTGCCGTCGGTTATCAGCCCACGCTCGCTACTGAGATGGGTGCTCTTCAGGAGAGGATCACATCTACGCGTAAGGGTTCCATCACATCGATCCAGGCCGTATACGTTCCTGCCGATGACTTGACTGACCCCGCGCCTGCTACGACGTTCGCGCATCTTGATGCTACGACGGTTCTTTCGAGAAGTATCGCATCCCAGGGTATCTATCCTGCTGTTGATCCTCTTGAGTCTACGAGCCGTATCCTGTCGCCTGATATCTTGGGTGAGGAGCACTATTTCGTTGCTAAGGAGATCCAGAGGATCCTTCAAAGATACAACGAGCTCATGGACATCATCGCCATTATGGGTATGGATGAGCTTTCAGATGAAGATAAGGTGCTCGTAGGACGTGCACGAAAGATCCAGAGATTCCTATCTCAGCCTTTCCACGTATCCGAGAAGTTCACGGGTATCCCCGGTACTTATGTACCGCTTAAGGAGACGATAAGAGGCTTTAAGGAGATCATCGAAGGTAAGCACGACGATCTTCCAGAGTCTGCATTCCTCTTCGTAGGAACTATTGACGAAGCAGTAGCTAAGTCCAAGGAGCAGGAATGA
- a CDS encoding F-type H+-transporting ATPase subunit epsilon produces MSKYLLRISTPEGTIFKGDVERLIVRGVEGDLAVMAGHIPFSTVVKEGSYSILFENGDLKKGHIGGGLLNVGSEETTLLAGSIEWEEKS; encoded by the coding sequence ATGAGCAAATACTTACTGAGGATATCGACCCCCGAGGGGACAATATTTAAAGGTGACGTCGAAAGACTGATCGTCAGGGGAGTAGAGGGTGACCTCGCCGTAATGGCAGGTCATATCCCTTTCTCTACTGTTGTTAAGGAAGGATCATACAGCATTCTCTTTGAGAATGGTGATCTTAAAAAAGGTCATATCGGCGGCGGTCTTTTGAACGTCGGAAGTGAGGAGACCACTTTACTTGCGGGCTCGATCGAGTGGGAAGAAAAAAGTTAA
- a CDS encoding undecaprenyl-diphosphatase — protein MTIVDFLIAVLFGIVEGITEWLPISSTGHMILLNEFFKLNVSEEFFDLYLVVIQLGAILACLVIFWKEIWPFGIKDNKKPWKTEGWGRYVMADKFSMWFKILVACIPAAIIGVLFDDIFDKYFYNYLCVAISLIVFGIAFILVENYISGKKFIVNHIDQISYPAAFIIGVFQLIAAIFPGVSRSGSTIVGSLGIGIRREVAAKFTFFMAIPVMLGASLLKILKYDGDVTKSEVGILAIGMIVAFAVSFVVIKWLMGYIRKHSFKVFGYYRIALGILVLILGAIGVIGK, from the coding sequence ATGACTATTGTAGATTTTCTAATTGCCGTTCTCTTCGGTATCGTTGAAGGTATCACGGAGTGGCTTCCTATCAGTTCTACGGGACACATGATCCTTTTAAATGAGTTCTTTAAGCTCAACGTATCAGAGGAATTCTTTGACCTTTATCTCGTTGTTATCCAGCTCGGCGCTATCCTTGCGTGCCTCGTTATCTTCTGGAAGGAGATATGGCCCTTTGGCATCAAGGATAATAAGAAACCCTGGAAGACCGAAGGATGGGGAAGATATGTCATGGCAGATAAGTTCTCCATGTGGTTCAAGATCCTCGTTGCTTGTATCCCGGCAGCTATCATCGGTGTACTCTTTGACGATATCTTCGATAAGTATTTTTATAACTATCTCTGCGTAGCCATATCTCTTATCGTATTCGGTATCGCTTTTATCCTAGTTGAGAATTATATAAGCGGTAAGAAGTTCATCGTTAATCATATCGATCAGATCTCTTATCCCGCTGCTTTCATTATCGGTGTATTCCAGCTGATCGCTGCTATTTTCCCCGGCGTTTCAAGATCCGGTTCCACGATCGTAGGATCCTTGGGAATCGGTATCAGAAGGGAAGTAGCAGCTAAGTTTACTTTCTTTATGGCTATTCCGGTAATGCTCGGTGCGAGCCTTCTTAAGATCTTGAAGTACGACGGCGATGTTACTAAGTCTGAAGTTGGTATCCTTGCTATCGGAATGATCGTTGCTTTCGCGGTTTCTTTCGTCGTTATCAAGTGGCTCATGGGATATATAAGAAAGCACAGCTTTAAGGTGTTCGGTTACTATAGAATCGCCTTGGGTATACTCGTTCTTATCCTTGGCGCAATAGGTGTGATCGGCAAGTGA
- a CDS encoding citrate synthase, producing the protein MPNTNRFSKVTPEIDNLAKLCTENRIDPELYTKYDVKRGLRDINGKGVLTGLTEISEIVSTKVVNGETVPCDGELYYRGINVNDIVDGFTKENRFNGFEEASYLLLFGKLPTEDELNEFMSLLNGYKTILPKNFVRDVIMKKPSNDIMNNITRGILNLYAYDVNANDISIPNVLRQSLELISIFPLLAVYSYNAKKYYNDKGSLFIHRPQPQYSTAQNILHMLRPDNKFTELEARILDLSLVLHAEHGGGNNSSFTTHVVTSSGTDTYAAIAAAMSSLKGPKHGGANIKVMEMFADIKRNINDWNDEEEIAAYIEKILHKEAFDKAGVVYGLGHAIYSISDPRARIFKGYVEKLSVEKHKENEFKLYSNIEKIATELITKERRIYKGVSANIDFYSGFVYKMLNLPVELYTPLFAIARISGWSAHRIEELTNAGKIIRPAYKCVKEREDYIHMSER; encoded by the coding sequence ATGCCAAATACCAACAGGTTCTCAAAAGTAACCCCCGAGATCGACAATCTTGCAAAGCTCTGCACGGAAAACAGGATAGATCCGGAACTCTACACAAAATATGATGTTAAGAGAGGTCTTCGAGATATCAACGGTAAGGGCGTCCTTACGGGCCTTACCGAAATCTCGGAGATCGTCTCGACTAAAGTCGTAAACGGTGAGACAGTCCCCTGTGACGGTGAACTCTACTACAGAGGTATCAATGTAAACGATATCGTAGACGGCTTTACCAAAGAGAACAGATTTAACGGTTTTGAAGAAGCTTCCTACCTCCTTTTGTTCGGAAAGCTTCCTACGGAAGACGAGCTCAACGAATTCATGTCTCTTCTTAACGGCTATAAGACGATCCTTCCCAAGAACTTCGTCCGTGACGTTATCATGAAGAAACCCAGCAACGATATCATGAACAACATCACGAGAGGTATCCTTAACCTCTACGCTTACGATGTTAATGCCAACGATATCTCGATCCCTAACGTACTCCGCCAGTCGCTGGAACTTATATCCATCTTCCCGCTCCTGGCCGTATACAGCTATAATGCCAAGAAGTACTATAACGACAAGGGATCCCTCTTTATCCACAGACCTCAGCCGCAGTATTCGACTGCGCAGAATATCCTCCATATGCTTCGCCCCGACAATAAGTTCACGGAGCTCGAGGCAAGGATACTCGACCTTTCGCTCGTTCTCCATGCTGAGCACGGCGGCGGTAATAATTCCTCTTTCACTACTCACGTAGTTACAAGTTCAGGAACGGATACTTATGCCGCTATCGCTGCAGCCATGAGTTCACTCAAGGGACCTAAGCACGGTGGTGCAAATATCAAGGTTATGGAGATGTTTGCGGATATCAAGCGCAACATCAACGACTGGAATGACGAAGAAGAGATCGCGGCTTATATCGAGAAGATCCTTCATAAGGAAGCTTTCGACAAAGCCGGTGTAGTATACGGATTAGGTCACGCGATCTATTCCATCTCAGACCCCAGAGCCAGGATCTTCAAGGGATATGTCGAGAAGCTCTCCGTTGAAAAGCATAAGGAGAACGAATTCAAGCTCTATTCCAACATCGAGAAGATCGCGACAGAGCTCATCACAAAGGAAAGACGCATCTATAAGGGTGTATCTGCTAATATCGATTTCTACAGCGGTTTCGTATATAAGATGCTGAACCTTCCCGTAGAGCTCTACACGCCCCTCTTCGCTATCGCTCGTATCTCCGGATGGTCTGCACACAGGATCGAAGAGCTCACAAATGCAGGAAAGATCATCAGACCCGCTTATAAGTGTGTTAAGGAAAGAGAAGATTATATCCATATGAGCGAGAGATGA